Proteins co-encoded in one Phycodurus eques isolate BA_2022a chromosome 14, UOR_Pequ_1.1, whole genome shotgun sequence genomic window:
- the odc1 gene encoding ornithine decarboxylase, giving the protein MNSAEFDFSFLEEGFSAKDIVEQKINESSVTDDRDAFYVCDLGDVLKKHLRWERALPRVSPFYAVKCNDSRAVVMTLASLGAGFDCASKTEIQFVQSLGVDPSRIIYANPCKQLSQIKYASAHGVQMMTFDGEMELMKVARCHNNAKLVLRIATDDSKAVCRLSIKFGAQLKACRGLLERAKELGLDVIGVSFHVGSGCTDPEAYKQAITDARSVFDMGDDLGFCMNLLDIGGGFPGSEDAELKFEEITAVINPALDKYFPADGGVRIIAEPGRFYVASAFTLVVNIIAKKVLVDDDAASDEVDEGISDRSLMYYVNDGVYGSFNCILYDHAHCLPILHKKPKPDEAMYPSSIWGPTCDGLDRIVEQCNLPDLHVGDWLLFENMGAYTVAASSTFNGFQKPDIHYVISRLAWQHVQQICSQGLPAPVETCVLDVPTCCGRESNLEIPMKPSQARVV; this is encoded by the exons ATGAATTCTGCGGAGTTTGATTTCTCTTTCCTGGAGGAGGGATTTTCTGCCAAGGATATTGTCGAGCAGAAGATCAATGAGTCATCTGTGACG GATGACAGGGATGCCTTCTATGTGTGTGACTTGGGGGATGTCTTGAAGAAGCACCTGCGCTGGGAAAGGGCCCTTCCTCGTGTGTCTCCTTTTTATGCAGTCAAGTGCAATGACAGTCGGGCTGTTGTGATGACACTGGCCTCACTGGGAGCTGGTTTTGACTGTGCAAGCAAG ACTGAAATACAGTTCGTTCAGTCTCTGGGAGTGGATCCGAGCAGAATCATCTACGCCAACCCCTGCAAGCAGCTTTCTCAGATAAAGTATGCTTCTGCCCATGGGGTCCAGATGATGACCTTTGATGGCGAAATGGAGCTGATGAAAGTGGCTCGCTGTCATAACAATGCCAA GCTGGTGCTGCGTATTGCCACAGATGACTCCAAGGCAGTTTGCCGCCTGAGCATCAAGTTTGGGGCCCAACTTAAAGCTTGTCGGGGACTTCTGGAGAGGGCCAAGGAATTGGGGCTGGATGTTATTGGTGTTAGCTTCCATGTTGGCAGTGGCTGCACTGACCCGGAGGCCTACAAGCAGGCAATTACCGATGCCCGCTCTGTCTTTGATATGGGG GATGATCTGGGCTTCTGCATGAACCTTTTGGACATCGGAGGAGGTTTCCCTGGTTCAGAAGATGCAGAGCTCAAATTTGAAGAG ATCACTGCAGTAATCAACCCAGCCCTGGATAAATATTTCCCTGCTGACGGTGGTGTGCGCATCATTGCGGAACCAGGTCGCTTTTATGTGGCCTCTGCTTTCACCCTGGTTGTTAACATTATTGCCAAGAAGGTCCTCGTGGATGACGACGCTGCCTCTGATG AGGTAGATGAAGGGATCAGTGACAGGAGCCTCATGTACTATGTCAATGATGGAGTGTATGGATCCTTCAACTGTATTCTGTATGACCATGCTCATTGTCTTCCAATCTTGCACAAG AAGCCCAAACCAGATGAGGCCATGTATCCCTCCAGTATCTGGGGACCAACATGCGATGGCCTTGATCGTATAGTGGAGCAGTGCAACCTGCCGGACCTGCATGTGGGCGACTGGCTGCTCTTTGAGAACATGGGTGCCTACACTGTTGCCGCCTCTTCCACGTTCAATGGCTTCCAGAAGCCTGACATTCATTATGTCAtttctcggctggcctg GCAACATGTGCAGCAGATCTGCTCCCAGGGTCTGCCGGCTCCAGTGGAGACCTGCGTGCTTGATGTTCCAACCTGCTGTGGAAGAGAGAGCAACTTGGAGATACCCATGAAGCCCTCTCAGGCCCGTGTAGTGTAA
- the LOC133412993 gene encoding G-protein coupled receptor family C group 6 member A-like isoform X1, protein MFFFSAVVSIMAGLSSEENNALLNAYLPGDIIIGGLFPIHLQTNRTTIPGPVSCSHYSYQMFLQSQVMIYAIRDVNQRTPRLLPNITLGYSIYDTCGDVTLAIKAALELASDWPDPQRCSLPLNARFVQPKVMAVIGERFSEVSIAVSRLVALSSLAQISYASTSGLLSRKLKFPTFLRTISSDEYQTKAIAELVKQFNWKTVAIIGSDDEYGKYGSDRLSQNFKKIKDICIEFIDILPGYFSKNNSKTHERLAGLVGNVNKSTAEAIVIFTKGSNVDIIMEAAIKYKLNRTWIASDSWSTSTTLATLPGIEMAGQVFGFISNRNAVPGFKDYIMSVFNGTTNAILDYHLTHYPFCSNWSGEDSGVDCILTNSIKVTGQCVDIKCLANHMDEDETYNIYLAVQVIVEGIRRLLQCDHQKCDRHADFTALELLMEIKKVNFTVGKTHLFFDSYGDPSLGYDILYWDTAVNTLHERIKIIGGYWPNGNIAVPHDMVLKMQSVTVSLAMFTFVMSQNHEHTSRFLIQLTAYNCSKTCKPGHELKKQNVHLQCCNDCVPCAEGEYSTGQGAECKRCRDNEYSSPQRNDCLEKKIDFLGWSDPFIIMLSFLEALGIILTLVFAALFAMHRGTPIVKAVGGYLCFLELFSLLTCFCLTFSFPGKPSAFSCMIGMPLFGIAFSLCISCILANLLQILVGFMFDLKTKSWLNKVNQPVAVVAVVSGIQLALCVPWLCLYPPSPTWKSLQSTILLQCHKGSSEFFIAMLAYNALLALICFLFAFKGKQLPDLYKNASLITVSMLLYLIIWILFIPIYINLFGTYKQAIESAAILISSYSILCCHLAPKCYIMVFKKEMNDEKAIVEYIRKHYEGKGISVVK, encoded by the exons ATGTTCTTCTTTAGTGCAGTTGTGAGTATAATGGCTGGGCTCAGTTCAGAAGAGAACAATGCATTGCTCAACGCATACCTCCCAGGAGACATCATTATTGGAGGCCTTTTCCCAATTCACCTACAAACTAACAGAACCACGATACCTGGACCTGTCTCCTGCAGCCA CTATAGCTACCAAATGTTTCTACAATCTCAAGTGATGATATATGCTATTCGAGACGTCAACCAACGCACACCTAGGCTTCTCCCTAACATCACGTTGGGCTACAGCATCTACGACACATGTGGCGATGTCACCTTAGCCATCAAGGCCGCTCTCGAGCTTGCGAGCGACTGGCCAGACCCTCAAAGATGTTCACTTCCACTCAATGCTCGGTTTGTGCAGCCTAAAGTGATGGCAGTGATTGGTGAGAGGTTCTCTGAGGTCTCGATCGCAGTGTCGCGGCTTGTTGCCCTGTCATCGCTTGCCCAG ATTAGCTACGCATCAACCAGCGGGCTGCTCAGTAGGAAGTTAAAGTTCCCCACTTTTCTGCGAACAATATCAAGTGATGAATATCAGACGAAGGCCATTGCTGAGCTGGTGAAGCAGTTCAACTGGAAAACGGTGGCCATCATAGGAAGTGACGATGAGTATGGGAAGTACGGCAGTGACCGCCTCTCACAAAATTTCAAAAAGATAAAAGACATCTGCATCGAATTCATTGACATCCTGCCCGGTTACTTTTCCAAGAACAATTCCAAAACCCACGAGAGGCTTGCGGGCCTTGTGGGCAACGTCAATAAATCCACAGCTGAGGCCATTGTGATTTTCACCAAGGGTTCCAATGTTGATATCATAATGGAGGCTGCTATTAAATACAAACTGAACAGAACTTGGATTGCAAGTGATTCCTGGTCCACCTCGACAACACTAGCTACTCTGCCTGGTATTGAGATGGCCGGGCAGGTATTTGGATTCATCTCCAACAGGAATGCAGTGCCCGGATTTAAAGATTATATTATGTCCGTGTTCAACGGAACAACAAACGCCATCCTCGATTATCACCTGACTCATTATCCCTTTTGTTCCAATTGGTCAGGAGAAGACAGCGGTGTCGATTGCATATTAACAAATAGCATAAAGGTGACAGGTCAATGTGTGGACATAAAATGTCTGGCCAATCATATGGATGAGGATGAAACGTATAACATCTACTTAGCTGTACAAGTCATCGTTGAGGGGATCAGACGCTTGCTGCAGTGTGACCATCAAAAGTGTGACCGCCATGCTGACTTCACAGCCCTGGAG CTTCTCATGGAAATAAAGAAGGTCAACTTCACCGTGGGCAAGAcccatttattttttgataGTTATGGCGACCCCAGTTTAGGATATGACATTTTATATTGGGACACAGCAGTCAATACACTACATGAACGCATCAAAATAATTGGAGGATACTGGCCAAATGGAAATATAGCAGTCCCTCACGACATGGTGCTAAAAATGCAGAGTGTGACGGTAAGCTTAGCAATGTTTACCTTTGTTATGAGCCAAAATCATGAACACACGTCCCGCTTCCTGATACAGTTGACGGCTTACAATTGCTCAAAGACCTGCAAACCTGGACACGAGTTAAAGAAGCAGAATGTACACTTGCAGTGCTGCAATGATTGTGTTCCATGTGCTGAGGGAGAATATTCCACTGGACAAG GCGCAGAGTGTAAACGCTGCAGAGACAATGAATATTCATCTCCACAAAGGAATGACtgtttggagaaaaaaattgaCTTCCTGGGCTGGTCAGATCCCTTCATTATCATGTTAAGTTTTTTGGAAGCCTTAGGAATTATTCTAACACTTGTGTTTGCAGCCTTGTTTGCGATGCATCGTGGCACTCCCATTGTGAAGGCCGTGGGAGGCTACTTGTGCTTTTTGGAGCTCTTTTCTTTGCTGACATGCTTCTGCCTCACATTTAGCTTTCCGGGGAAGCCAAGTGCGTTCTCCTGTATGATTGGCATGCCACTCTTTGGAATCGCCTTTTCTCTCTGCATCTCCTGTATTCTAGCAAACCTGCTGCAAATTTTAGTGGGTTTTATGTTTGACTTGAAGACAAAGTCTTGGCTAAACAAGGTCAACCAGCCAGTGGCTGTCGTGGCCGTGGTATCTGGGATCCAGCTGGCTCTGTGTGTGCCGTGGCTCTGCCTTTACCCTCCATCGCCAACATGGAAGAGTTTACAGAGTACCATCCTGCTGCAGTGCCATAAAGGCTCCAGTGAATTCTTCATAGCCATGCTGGCCTACAATGCACTCTTGGCCCTCATTTGTTTCCTGTTTGCATTCAAAGGGAAGCAGTTGCCGGATTTGTATAAAAATGCAAGCTTAATCACTGTTAGTATGCTGCTGTATCTGATCATTTGGATCCTCTTCATTCCCATCTACATCAATTTGTTtgggacatacaaacaagccATTGAGAGTGCCGCCATTCTCATTTCAAGCTACAGCATCCTTTGCTGTCACTTGGCACCCAAGTGCTACATTATGGTGTTTAAGAAGGAAATGAATGATGAGAAAGCCATTGTTGAGTATATTAGAAAACATTATGAGGGGAAAGGGATCTCTGTGGTTAAATAA
- the LOC133412993 gene encoding G-protein coupled receptor family C group 6 member A-like isoform X2 → MFFFSAVVSIMAGLSSEENNALLNAYLPGDIIIGGLFPIHLQTNRTTIPGPVSCSHYSYQMFLQSQVMIYAIRDVNQRTPRLLPNITLGYSIYDTCGDVTLAIKAALELASDWPDPQRCSLPLNARFVQPKVMAVIGERFSEVSIAVSRLVALSSLAQISYASTSGLLSRKLKFPTFLRTISSDEYQTKAIAELVKQFNWKTVAIIGSDDEYGKYGSDRLSQNFKKIKDICIEFIDILPGYFSKNNSKTHERLAGLVGNVNKSTAEAIVIFTKGSNVDIIMEAAIKYKLNRTWIASDSWSTSTTLATLPGIEMAGQVFGFISNRNAVPGFKDYIMSVFNGTTNAILDYHLTHYPFCSNWSGEDSGVDCILTNSIKVTGQCVDIKCLANHMDEDETYNIYLAVQVIVEGIRRLLQCDHQKCDRHADFTALELLMEIKKVNFTVGKTHLFFDSYGDPSLGYDILYWDTAVNTLHERIKIIGGYWPNGNIAVPHDMVLKMQSVTLTAYNCSKTCKPGHELKKQNVHLQCCNDCVPCAEGEYSTGQGAECKRCRDNEYSSPQRNDCLEKKIDFLGWSDPFIIMLSFLEALGIILTLVFAALFAMHRGTPIVKAVGGYLCFLELFSLLTCFCLTFSFPGKPSAFSCMIGMPLFGIAFSLCISCILANLLQILVGFMFDLKTKSWLNKVNQPVAVVAVVSGIQLALCVPWLCLYPPSPTWKSLQSTILLQCHKGSSEFFIAMLAYNALLALICFLFAFKGKQLPDLYKNASLITVSMLLYLIIWILFIPIYINLFGTYKQAIESAAILISSYSILCCHLAPKCYIMVFKKEMNDEKAIVEYIRKHYEGKGISVVK, encoded by the exons ATGTTCTTCTTTAGTGCAGTTGTGAGTATAATGGCTGGGCTCAGTTCAGAAGAGAACAATGCATTGCTCAACGCATACCTCCCAGGAGACATCATTATTGGAGGCCTTTTCCCAATTCACCTACAAACTAACAGAACCACGATACCTGGACCTGTCTCCTGCAGCCA CTATAGCTACCAAATGTTTCTACAATCTCAAGTGATGATATATGCTATTCGAGACGTCAACCAACGCACACCTAGGCTTCTCCCTAACATCACGTTGGGCTACAGCATCTACGACACATGTGGCGATGTCACCTTAGCCATCAAGGCCGCTCTCGAGCTTGCGAGCGACTGGCCAGACCCTCAAAGATGTTCACTTCCACTCAATGCTCGGTTTGTGCAGCCTAAAGTGATGGCAGTGATTGGTGAGAGGTTCTCTGAGGTCTCGATCGCAGTGTCGCGGCTTGTTGCCCTGTCATCGCTTGCCCAG ATTAGCTACGCATCAACCAGCGGGCTGCTCAGTAGGAAGTTAAAGTTCCCCACTTTTCTGCGAACAATATCAAGTGATGAATATCAGACGAAGGCCATTGCTGAGCTGGTGAAGCAGTTCAACTGGAAAACGGTGGCCATCATAGGAAGTGACGATGAGTATGGGAAGTACGGCAGTGACCGCCTCTCACAAAATTTCAAAAAGATAAAAGACATCTGCATCGAATTCATTGACATCCTGCCCGGTTACTTTTCCAAGAACAATTCCAAAACCCACGAGAGGCTTGCGGGCCTTGTGGGCAACGTCAATAAATCCACAGCTGAGGCCATTGTGATTTTCACCAAGGGTTCCAATGTTGATATCATAATGGAGGCTGCTATTAAATACAAACTGAACAGAACTTGGATTGCAAGTGATTCCTGGTCCACCTCGACAACACTAGCTACTCTGCCTGGTATTGAGATGGCCGGGCAGGTATTTGGATTCATCTCCAACAGGAATGCAGTGCCCGGATTTAAAGATTATATTATGTCCGTGTTCAACGGAACAACAAACGCCATCCTCGATTATCACCTGACTCATTATCCCTTTTGTTCCAATTGGTCAGGAGAAGACAGCGGTGTCGATTGCATATTAACAAATAGCATAAAGGTGACAGGTCAATGTGTGGACATAAAATGTCTGGCCAATCATATGGATGAGGATGAAACGTATAACATCTACTTAGCTGTACAAGTCATCGTTGAGGGGATCAGACGCTTGCTGCAGTGTGACCATCAAAAGTGTGACCGCCATGCTGACTTCACAGCCCTGGAG CTTCTCATGGAAATAAAGAAGGTCAACTTCACCGTGGGCAAGAcccatttattttttgataGTTATGGCGACCCCAGTTTAGGATATGACATTTTATATTGGGACACAGCAGTCAATACACTACATGAACGCATCAAAATAATTGGAGGATACTGGCCAAATGGAAATATAGCAGTCCCTCACGACATGGTGCTAAAAATGCAGAGTGTGACG TTGACGGCTTACAATTGCTCAAAGACCTGCAAACCTGGACACGAGTTAAAGAAGCAGAATGTACACTTGCAGTGCTGCAATGATTGTGTTCCATGTGCTGAGGGAGAATATTCCACTGGACAAG GCGCAGAGTGTAAACGCTGCAGAGACAATGAATATTCATCTCCACAAAGGAATGACtgtttggagaaaaaaattgaCTTCCTGGGCTGGTCAGATCCCTTCATTATCATGTTAAGTTTTTTGGAAGCCTTAGGAATTATTCTAACACTTGTGTTTGCAGCCTTGTTTGCGATGCATCGTGGCACTCCCATTGTGAAGGCCGTGGGAGGCTACTTGTGCTTTTTGGAGCTCTTTTCTTTGCTGACATGCTTCTGCCTCACATTTAGCTTTCCGGGGAAGCCAAGTGCGTTCTCCTGTATGATTGGCATGCCACTCTTTGGAATCGCCTTTTCTCTCTGCATCTCCTGTATTCTAGCAAACCTGCTGCAAATTTTAGTGGGTTTTATGTTTGACTTGAAGACAAAGTCTTGGCTAAACAAGGTCAACCAGCCAGTGGCTGTCGTGGCCGTGGTATCTGGGATCCAGCTGGCTCTGTGTGTGCCGTGGCTCTGCCTTTACCCTCCATCGCCAACATGGAAGAGTTTACAGAGTACCATCCTGCTGCAGTGCCATAAAGGCTCCAGTGAATTCTTCATAGCCATGCTGGCCTACAATGCACTCTTGGCCCTCATTTGTTTCCTGTTTGCATTCAAAGGGAAGCAGTTGCCGGATTTGTATAAAAATGCAAGCTTAATCACTGTTAGTATGCTGCTGTATCTGATCATTTGGATCCTCTTCATTCCCATCTACATCAATTTGTTtgggacatacaaacaagccATTGAGAGTGCCGCCATTCTCATTTCAAGCTACAGCATCCTTTGCTGTCACTTGGCACCCAAGTGCTACATTATGGTGTTTAAGAAGGAAATGAATGATGAGAAAGCCATTGTTGAGTATATTAGAAAACATTATGAGGGGAAAGGGATCTCTGTGGTTAAATAA